The following are encoded in a window of Gymnogyps californianus isolate 813 chromosome 21, ASM1813914v2, whole genome shotgun sequence genomic DNA:
- the VAMP3 gene encoding vesicle-associated membrane protein 3, whose product MSASIPGGSNVAAGSNRRLQQTQHQVDEVVDIMRVNVDKVLERDQKLSELDDRADALQAGASQFETSAAKLKRKYWWKNCKMWAILIAVVLIIIIIIIVWNVSS is encoded by the exons AT GTCAGCCAGTATCCCTGGAGGCTCAAATGTGGCTGCTGGCAGTAATCGTCGTCTTCAGCAGACTCAGCACCAAGTAGATGAG GTGGTTGACATCATGAGAGTGAATGTGGACAAGGTATTGGAGCGAGATCAGAAGCTGTCAGAGCTGGATGACCGTGCTGATGCACTGCAAGCAGGAGCTTCCCAGTTTGAGACCAGTGCAGCCAAGCTGAAAAGAAAGTACTGGTGGAAGAACTGTAAG ATGTGGGCAATATTGATAGCTGTTGTTctcattatcatcatcatcattattg tCTGGAATGTGTCTTCATGA
- the PER3 gene encoding LOW QUALITY PROTEIN: period circadian protein homolog 3 (The sequence of the model RefSeq protein was modified relative to this genomic sequence to represent the inferred CDS: inserted 1 base in 1 codon), translated as MMMIQEMKRCLPEEKRSSSKPSTISALNYALQCVQQVQANNDFFQALNDRRVFQTDVMTYSIEELVAAASEHTPKNTDTFVAVFSLLSGRIVHISEQAASILNCKKKVLDSSRFVELLVPQDVSVFYTHTDQSHLPLWNMESQTASLYEYAQVKSFFCRIRGGKDQEQETRCYPFRITPYLVHVCTSVHVDAEACCLALAEKIHSGYEAPRIPMDKRIFTTTHTPGCVFLDIDDRAVPLLGYLPQDLIGTSILMYLHPEDRPLMIAIHRKILKFAGQPPFEHLPIRFCTQNGDYVILDTSWSSFVNPWSRKVVFIIGRHKVRTSPLNEDVFAARSKEMSSVEKEIRELQGQIYKLLLQPVHSNVSSGYGSLGSNGSYEHYISIASSSDSNGNCAEEVQEPMTLQQVCADVNRIKNLGQQLYIASRSKPQNGNEQAVSSEMLGGKRHTASCFLQTLRSDSTEEPGNTFYDDSKKTPRVPSYQQINCVDSIIRYLESCSIPALKRKCKSSANTSSSSSEDDKQVQQSQQEVEALEDTAMLSAVNSPTPISADREETLKDQTTAGMVGAPLAGLTLSNKAPSVVSVTSQCSYSSTIVHVPHPESEVTTMEDATVGSEQIELPPVNAQSLTMVSEDLKPVGLTKEXLSAHTQKEEQNYVDKFRQRILLSPFRTYFQQRSRSNNGHCCGQGDSPSKQMSPASCKKGKHGKFKRQKPQRQSSDSRSSSKNRNSLPCEKRTIQKHSFSPSEVSSLSSSSMNVLPPMGFPVCSDPLSSFPASSVAEELPLHPLKPESVSSSQLCCEAQSCPALYPPNIGTFMAVFFQGFPMYAPMPQYVFLPSPQYVYPPSSYPCTTLPPAPPPSAPSPIAPRSVDQAFPASSATSMEDQQEGQRDQALLLSSSRSSSPLQLNLLQEELPKPMELSISTGVKAHAEAKRDNDPEDSGNSASHCASSEFTDRSLYEDSRSGTGSAASGRGSALSGSLGSGSSETSGCGTGSGKSSKYFASNDSSEASKEEKNQEAEEKGTAHKSKHESAWVMMDHTPERVLMTYQMPNRIREEVLKEDLEKLTVMRKQQPWFTDGQKKELAEVHTWIRTQTVPLQISTQGCVTCDMREASCEAAMADDNMEDKGKSPPLLQH; from the exons ATGATGATGattcaagaaatgaaaaggtgTTTGcctgaagagaaaaggagttCCAGCAAGCCTAGTACCATCAGTGCTCTCAACTATGCCTTGCAGTGTGTCCAACAGGTCCAAG cAAACAATGACTTTTTCCAGGCTCTGAATGACCGAAGAGTGTTTCAGACAGATGTGATGACATACAGCATAGAAGAGTTGGTGGCAGCTGCATCTGAACACACTCCAAAAAACACT GACACATTTGTGGctgtgttttccttgctttctggaCGCATAGTGCATATTTCTGAGCAGGCAGCATCCATTCTAAACTGTAAGAAGAAAGTGTTGGACTCCTCCCGGTTTGTAGAGCTGCTTGTCCCTCAGGATGTGAGTGTGTTCTACACACACACCGATCAGTCCCACCTGCCACTTTGGAACATGGAAAGTCAAACAG CTTCTCTGTATGAATATGCCCAGGTGAAATCCTTTTTCTGCAGGATCAG GGGTGGTAAAGATCAAGAACAAGAAACACGTTGTTACCCCTTCCGAATCACCCCGTACTTGGTCCACGTGTGTACTTCTGTCCACGTGGATGCAGAAGCCTGCTGCTTAGCTTTGGCTGAGAAAATTCACTCTGGATATGAAG ctCCTCGAATTCCTATGGATAAAAGAATCTTCACCACCACTCACACCCCTGGATGTGTTTTTCTTGACATAGATGACAG AGCAGTGCCTTTGTTGGGTTACTTACCTCAAGATTTAATCGGAACATCCATACTGATGTATTTGCACCCAGAAGATCGTCCTTTGATGATTGCTATTCACCGGAAAA tcctgaaaTTTGCTGGCCAACCTCCTTTTGAACATTTACCTATTAGATTTTGTACTCAGAATGGGGACTATGTCATACTGGATACCAGCTGGTCCAGTTTTGTGAATCCTTGGAGCAGGAAAGTAGTGTTCATCATTGGCCGACACAAAGTCCGGAC AAGCCCTCTGAATGAAGATGTCTTTGCTGCAAGAAGTAAAGAAATGAGCAGTGTTGAGAAAGAGATAAGAGAATTGCAAGGACAAATTTacaagctgcttctgcag CCAGTTCACAGCAATGTTTCCAGTGGTTATGGAAGCCTTGGAAGCAATGGCTCTTACGAGCACTATATCAGCATAGCATCTTCAAGTGACTCCAATGGGAATTGTGCAGAGGAAGTACAGGAACCA ATGACATTGCAACAAGTTTGTGCAGATGTCAACCGAATAAAGAATCTGGGACAGCAGCTGTATATTGCGTCAAGGAGCAAGCCACAGAATGGAAATGAACAGGCTGTGAGTTCAGAAATGCTAGGAG gGAAGAGGCACActgcttcctgttttcttcagacATTGAGAAGTGATAGCACAGAAGAACCAGGCAACACATTTTATGATGATTCGAAGAAGACTCCGCGTGTTCCTTCCTATCAGCAGATCAATTGTGTTGATAGTATCATCAG gtaTCTAGAGAGCTGCAGTATTCCAGcattgaaaaggaaatgtaaatcTTCTGCAAATACATCATCGTCATCTTCAGAAGATGACAAGCAAGTCCAGCAAAGTCAGCAGGAAGTCGAGGCATTGGAAG ATACTGCTATGCTTTCAGCAGTTAATTCCCCAACTCCAATATCTGCTGATCGGGAAGAGACGCTGAAAGACCAGACAACTGCAGGCATGGTGGGAGCTCCTCTGGCAGGCCTGACCCTGTCCAACAAGGCTCCAAGTGTGGTGTCTGTCACCAGTCAGTGCAGTTACAGCAGCACTATAGTGCATGTCCCACACCCTGAATCAG AAGTGACTACAATGGAGGATGCGACTGTTGGAAGTGAACAAATTGAGCTGCCTCCTGTGAATGCTCAGAGTCTCACTATGGTGTCTGAGGACTTAAAGCCAGTTGGGCTAACAAAAG ACTTGTCGGCCCACACTCAAAAGGAGGAGCAGAACTATGTTGACAAGTTCCGCCAGAGGATCTTGCTCTCTCCATTTAGGACTTACTTTCAACAGAGGAGCAGAAGTAACAACGGACATTGCTGTGGCCAAG GAGATTCCCCTTCAAAGCAGATGAGCCCAGCTAGCtgtaaaaaaggcaaacatgGAAAATTCAAGCGCCAGAAGCCTCAGAGACAGTCGTCAGACAGCCGCTCTTCtagtaaaaatagaaatagtcTTCCATGTGAGAAGAGAACAATTCAGAAACATTCATTCTCTCCCTCAGAAGTATCCTCTCTGAGCTCCTCCAGTATGAATGTCCTTCCTCCTATGGGATTTCCTGTCTGTTCGGATCCACTATCTAGTTTTCCAGCCTCTTCTGTAGCAGAGGAGCTTCCCCTTCACCCGTTAAAACCGGAGTCCGTGTCATCGTCGCAACTGTGCTGTGAAGCACAGTCATGTCCAGCGCTTTATCCCCCAAACATAGGCACGTTTatggctgtattttttcagGGTTTCCCCATGTATGCTCCGATGCCTCAATATGTCTTTCTTCCTAGCCCTCAGTACGTTTATCCCCCCTCTTCATATCCATGCACTACACTACCTCCAGCCCCCCCTCCTTCTGCTCCATCACCAATAGCACCGCGCTCTGTGGATCAGGCCTTTCCAGCCTCTTCTGCCACATCCATGGAGGACCAGCAAGAGGGCCAGCGTGACCAGGCCCTACTGCTGAGTAGCTCACGGAGCAGCTCCCCACTTCAGCTGAACTTGCTTCAAGAAGAGCTGCCAAAACCTATGGAGCTTTCCATTAGTACTGGTGTTAAAGCACATGCAGAAGCTAAACGT GACAACGATCCAGAAGATAGTGGTAACAGTGCTAGCCACTGTGCTTCTAGTGAATTTACTGACCGCTCGCTGTACGAGGACTCCCGGTCGGGTACAGGTTCAGCAGCATCAGGCAGGGGATCAGCTTTATCTGGTTCTTTAGGCTCTGGCTCCAGTGAGACTTCTGGTTGTGGCACAG GTAGTGGGAAAAGCAGCAAGTATTTTGCCAGTAATGATTCTTCTGAAGCTtccaaagaagagaagaatcaggaagcagaagaaaaagggacAGCTCATAAATCCAAACATGAGTCAGCCTGGGTGATGATGGATCACACACCTGAGCGAGTTCTAATGACTTACCAAATGCCAAACAG AATTAGAGAGGAAGTTTTAAAGGAGGATCTGGAGAAGCTGACGGTCATGCGGAAGCAGCAGCCTTGGTTTACGGATGGGCAAAAGAAGGAGCTTGCAGAGGTGCATACGTGGATCCGGACCCAGACTGTCCCACTGCAAATCAGCACCCAA